The DNA segment GCTGACTCCAACGGTTCCTGGGGTTACCGATCAAGAGAGTATCTCGGCTTGGAACGTTCCGTTTGAACTGGAGGATACGGTCGAAAAGGAAGACGACGAGTATTGGAACAACTATCGTCTAACGCCCAAGGCCTTCCTTCCGCTGAGTGATGCAGAGCGGCTGTTTGGTAGTCGTTTTGGCCAGACAACCAGTCTCCGTATCGATCGCAGCGTGGCGGTCGATCGAGAAGCATTGGTTGCCAGTTTGGACTCGGCCCTGCGGACCCATCAGGCCGATTTAGGGTTTGTGGTGCAGCCGATTCGAGCGACTCAACTGATCGCGTCAAAAGGGACGACTCCATTCGATGTGCTGTTCTTGTCGCTCAGCATGTTTGTGATTTTTGCCGCGTTGTTGTTGATTGCTTTGCTGGTTCGTCTGGGATTGTTGGGGCGTGCTAAAGAGTATGGGACGTTATTGGCAGGCGGTTGGACCAGCAAGTCGGCGGCCGGTTTGGTAACACGCGAAGGCTTGCTGGCTGCGGTCCCCGGAGCGATTTGCGGAGTTGTTTTGGGAGGGGCCTACGCGTGGGGAGTTTTATGGGCGCTGCGTACCCTGTGGGTCGGTGCGGTGACCGTTCCGTTCCTGCAGTTTCACTGGTCCTGGCTTAGTTTGCTGGGAGGTATGTTGGCAGGCATTGTGATGGCGGGAGTGACGATTCGCTGGACCGCTCGACAGCTAGGGAAAACGCCTCCGCGGATTTTGCTTGCCGGACAGTTTGGGGAATCGACGCAACCTGGAATCGGAGGTGCGTCCAGCTGGCTGAAACCGTTGGCTGGTGGGTTGGTCTTGGTCAGTCTGGTTCTTGGTGGGGTGGCAAGTCAATTGTCGGGACAGGGGCAGGCAGGAGCCTTTGTCGCAGCCGGGATGTTGCTGTTGATTGGGCTGTTGATGTGGATTCATGCATGGTTGCAGATTCCGGCAGCCGCGCGTCGATCGCGGCTTGGAGCGACCGATTCTTTGTGGAAACTAGCCGTGGGGAACGCGCGGCGGAATCCGCTGCGGAGTACGTTGACGATCGGCTTGATGGCTTCGGCCTGTTTCTTAATCCTGTCGATGAGTGCCTTTCAGTTGGCGCCGACGGACCGCGGGGTCGGCGGGTTTGATTTGATCGGGCAAACGGCTCAGCCCTTCTATCGCGATTTGAATGCGACGGAGGTTCGCGCTGAAATGTTTGGCGACCGGAGCTCCCTGCTGGACGATTCGGTATTGGTTGCCGCACGGATGCGATTGGGGCAGGATGCCAGTTGCAATAATCTGTATCAGGCGGCTCAGCCAACCGTTTTGGGGTTCCCCGATCGACTTGCTGCTTTGTACGAAAAGAACGAATTGACTCCCTTTGCATGGGGGGCCACCGCGCCGGTTGACGGCACCAAATCTCCGTGGCGGAACCTAGCCCAGGCGGCCACGGGGACCGCGGACGATCCGGTGCCGATGGTGCTTGACCAGAACACCGCGATGTGGGCCCTGCAGATGTATGGCGGCGTGGGCGGAGAACGCGGCTTTGTATTTGATGATGGGAAGGAACGCTACTTTAAAGTGGTCGGTCTGCTAACCAATTCAATGCTTCAGGGAGTTGTCATCATTGGCGAAGGCAACTTTAAAACCCTTTTCCCCGAGATCAGTGGTAACCAATATTTCTTGGTGCAAACGCCCGCTGAAAAGCGAGAGGCGGTCGCGGAACTGTTGGAAGATCGCCTGGGCGATGTCGGGATGGATGTTACCGATACTCGCGTGCGGTTAAGTCAGCTATTGGCCGTTCAGAATACCTACCTACGGACATTTCAAAGTCTAGGAGCCCTCGGGTTATTGCTCGGGTCGATTGGATTGGCAATCGCGCAGCTGCGTAGCGTGTTGGAGCGACGAGGCGAATTGGCGGTGATGCGAGCGCTTGGTTTTACTCGACAGCGAATTTCCCGCTGCGTTCTGCTGGAACACGCGGCCTTGTTAATCGCTGGAATCGGCTGTGGTTCGGTGGCTGCTTTGCTGGCCGTTATCCCCTATGCCCTCATCGGTCGGGCTCAGGTTCCGATTGTCGAACCATTGCTATGGATTGCGAGCGTGATGATCGTCGGTATGCTGGCGGGCGTTTTCGTGCTGTCACGTGTCTCGCGGATGCCTCTGGTAGCCGCGCTGCGCTCCCAATAACTGTCTTGTTGTCCTATGTCGAATTCTACGTTGTTGCTTGAGCTTGATCAGGTCACGGTTAACCGTGGCGAAGTCCGGATTCTGGACTCGGTCTCCGCTCAGATCCCGTTGGGCCGACATACGGCGATTCTGGGACCAAATGGTTCTGGAAAAACGTCTTTGCTGAAGTTGTTGATGCGGCAGTTCTATCCATCGATTACCGATAGCCACGCCGGCCAGGTCCGTATTTTGGGGCGATCCGATTGGCATATCGACGACCTGCGGAAACAGTTGGGGATCGTCAGCAATGAACTGGACCACACCTTTGCGTCGGGGCGTTCTGGCAGGATGACCGCCTTGGAAGCGACGTTATCTGGTTTTTCTGGAGTCCAGCTGAAACGCCATCTGAAATACGATGGCGAATCGGCCGTCGACTTAGCGCATGAAGCGCTCCGCCAAGTGGGGGCACAGCGTCTAACGGAGCGGACTTTGGAAACCATGTCGACCGGGGAACGTCGGCGGGTCTTGATTGCACGTGCTTTGGTGCATTCACCAAAGGCGTTGATTCTTGACGAACCAACGACCGGTTTAGATATCGCCGCTAGGACCGCATTGTTAGAACAGTTGGAAAAACTGGCGGAGGGGGGAACCACCCTGCTGCTGGTGACTCACCACCTGGAAGAAATCATTCCAGCGATTGAACACGTGATGTTACTGGGCAACGGCCGCGTTGAAATGGAAGGGCAACGGGGTGAGGTGTTGACCGACGAACCGCTAAGCAAGCTGTTCGGTTTGCCTTTGCATGTGGTTCGCGAAGGGGAGTATCTATTCGCTCGTCCCGGTGATCAAGAACGTCGGGTTTAGGGCCTCGAATCGAGTCCGATCAAGCTGGTCGTGACCGCGGGCAATATTGATCATCCGGACTTCGGGTTTCAATCCTGCGGCGCTGATTTGTTGTTGAACGGCAAGCAGGTTGTCGGGGCTGGAGACATTGATAACGATGCGTCCCTGTTCCCCCAAGTGCTGGATGGCGTCCCGAACCAAATCGGGGACCATACGCCCACTTCCGCCGACAAAGATCGCGTCGGGGATTGGTAGGTCGGCCCACGCTTCGGGGGCCTGCCCGTGAATGGGGACAAGGTTTGGGCATTCGAATCGAGCGGCGTTTTCGACCATCAGGCCGTAATCTTCTGCATCCATTTCGATTGCGTAAACTTTGCCAAGATGAGCCAAACCGGCTGCCTCAATCGCAAGGGCTCCGCTCCCTGCACCGACGTCCCACAGGGTGCTTTCTGGCATCAGATCTAATTCTGCCAACGCGATGCAGCGAACTTCCGCGGGGGTTATCAGCCCTCGCTTCGGGCGAGACTGCAGAAACATGTCGTCGGGGTTTCCGAATCGACGACGGCGTTCGCTTCCACTGGGGCGATCGGCTGCGCCCCGTTTACGGACAAGCACCATGACGTTTAACGGAGCAAACGTCTGCCCTTTCAGGTCGCCCAGTTCGGCTTGGGTTACCGTTTCGGCCGGGGTTCCAAGGTTTTCGCAGACGTACGCGGTGAAGTAATTGATCCGTCGATCAAGGAGCGCTTCAGCGACGACCGCGGGAGTGATTTCGTCGGTGGTAAACAGTCCAGCTCGCTCGGAGGTCCGGATGGTATCGACCACGCGGTCGAGAGGCTGTGTGGCGAGGTTGGACAGGTAGGCATCGTCCCAGCTTTCCATGACTCGCGCGAAAGCGAGTTGCATGGTGCTGACATGGGGAAGCACTTCAAAGCGATCCTTGCCCAGTTTTTCGCACAGAAAATTTGCGATTCCGTAAAACAGTGGGTCGCCTGACGCCAACAGTACTGCTCGGCGGTTTCCGACTTTCTCGACCGCCGCACACAGTTCGTCCAGGTCGCTGCCGATTTCGATCCGTTCAGAAGGCCCGATTTCAAAACGTTTGAGCAGGCTAGCGTTGCCAAGCAGCAACTCGGCTTGCTCGATTTGATGGCAAGCGTGTTGAGTCAGGCCGTTTTGTCCATCATCGCCGATACCGATGATCTGAATCCGAGGTGCTGATTCCAATGTTTCAATCCTATGGACGCCAACTGAGGATAAATCGCAAACGCAAAGTGGAATTGTGACGCCTAACATGGGGGTTTGGCAACGGGGACCAAGCTGGATGCCAAGCCGTTTGCAAAACAACGCCCCGGCGGCGCGGATTCAAACATTAGGGCAATCCATAGGGGGAATAGGTGCTTCAGCCGGTCTGCTAGGGAACCACGGAGCGTAGAAAGGGGGCTGGCCTGATGAAAATCATTTCATGTGCAAGGCTGAGCAGATGACGACGGGGCAGCTCGTCATGAAGCTGGTTCGCCGGTGCGGTGAATTGCGAAAGCTAAATTGGAAAAATTAAAATGCAAAATGGCTGTCTCTGCTCCGCAGCGGAGGCGACCTGCAAAATGTTTGACCTTGGTTGGCCCTCTTCGTTTGGCTAGCAATGACTCGACCGCCTGTTTGCTACGTTCCGCTGCCTAATCTTGCTCGTTTGAGACCTTCTCTTGAGTTTTTTGCGGGGTTTTGTTAATCCACAGTCCCTGAGGACTGTTTGCATGGATGCGACTTCGACGACCGAACCTTTTCCATTTCAATCGCCGGTGAACCCGACGGATGGTGAAGGTTCGATGGTGCGCGAAACGCGCCGGGAAATCGCTACGATTGTCCGTGAAACGGCTCAGCTAGCACGTCAGGAAATCGCTGCGGAATCCTTTTTTCGGACGCTTTGCGAGCGGGTGGGTCGTGCGATGGCGGCCGAAGGGGTCGTGGTCTGGCGACGTCATGAAGCGACCTTCCAAGTCGTCGCCCGCATCGGCAAAATCACCGATCAAAGCATCGACTGCAGCCAAGAAGCCTGCCACCAAAAAATGCTTGAAGAGGTGGTTCAGGGAGACCAGCCGGTCGTGGTCCCCTCCTCTCCCGAGGCGACCGATCCCTCGTTCCCTTCAAATCCTACGCTGGTTCCCGTTGCGGTGGTCCCGATCATCGAATCGGATACACGCTCGCCTGAGTACGTTCTGGAAGTCTTTCTGGAAGGTGACGGAGGCCCCGCATCGCAGCGAGGTTATCTGCGGTTTGCGGCTCAGATGGCCGATTTGGCCGGCGACTATTTGCGGCTGGATCGAATTCGTAAATCCGAACAGCAGGCGATCCGCTGGCAAGCCATTTCCGCGGCGCTGCCCGAATTGCATCGTTCGCTGGATCCCGATTTAACGGCGGCCAGGGTGGTCGATGCCGCCAGTGAACTTTTTGGCATCGACCGGGTTAGTTTATGTCAGGTTTCCGGAAACCGAGCCGACCTGATCGCCGTTAGCCATCTTGATGATTTTGATTCTCGGACGCCCGAGGCAGCCGAGATCTGTCGCTTGGCCATTCTTGGAAATGACGCACGCGACCGTTTTGGAAAAGAGTCCGCGCCTACCGAAACAGCGGAGGCTTCGGAAGCGGGGGCGGAGTCGCCTTTGAAATGCGAAGAGGTGATCGTCGTCGGTACGACCGAACGTTATCGCTTGGTTTTTCAGAATCGCATCCTTCGCGACTCCGATTCGTCGCGTTCCCAGGACGTGGCCCATTTTGCGGAGCATGCTGCAACCGCCCTCGAAAATGCCGAAACGTTTTGCCGTGTCCCCTGGGCTCGGACGGTCGCTTCGCTGCTGCCCGCTCGCGGTGGCAGGGGCCGCTCGCGAAGGGGGATGTTCGCATTGATCGTGCTGGCCTGTTTGGTTGCGGTCATCGCGTGTATGCCGGTCCCGATGAAGGTGACGGGGCGAGCCGAATTGTCAGCGGTGGGAACGCAGTTCTTGTATGCTCCCGCCGCGGGAACGATCAGCGAAGTCTTTGTGCAGCATGGGCAAGCGGTGCACGTCGGCGACCCTCTGATGCAGATGGTCGATCGAACATTGGACGAGCAAGCCGAGGTTCTGCTGGGACAGCAAGCGGTGCTGATCGAAAGAACCGCGGAATTGAGTGGGCAACTGATGAACGGGACGTCTCGCCGACGCGAGGACCAAACTCGCTCGCAATCCGAACAGAAGGTGATCGCACAGCAGTTGGATTCACTTGATCGTCAGTTGGCGATGCTGGCCGCGCAACGCGAACGGTTGACAATCCGCAGTGACCGCGAGGGGATCGTCGATGGCTGGCGTCTGAAACGAAATATGGAAGGACGCCCTGTCAAAGCGGGAGAACCGCTGTTGGCGGTCATCCAGCCTGAACAGGGCTGGTTGGTCGAGGCGTTCATTCCTCAGTCGCGGCTCGATCATTTTTTGACTCAGGTCGATTCCGTTTCGGTGGTGCCGTCCCAAGATCCGGAAGTTGCCATTGCGACCACGGACGACGAGCTAAACGATTTGTTCTCGGGCGTCTCCGAACGGCCGATGCTGAAAGCTCAGGTTGTTTTGCAGTCTCATCCGCAGTTGGCTTTTACGGCTCAGTTGGTGGACGTTGGCCCGGCAATCGTGCAGCAAGCTGATACCGGCCCGGTCTCGCGTGCTCTCTTTGAACTTTCGTCCGAAGGTTTGCCTGCGATTCAGACCGGCAGTCCGGCTACCGTTTCGATCGATTGTGGTCGCCGGCCGCTTGCGTACGTCGCCTTTCAGGATTTCATTCGAACCTTTCGAGGAGCCGTTGGGCTGTACTTATGAGCAAACCACTTATCCTTCGGTCTTCGCTGTTTGTGCTGCTGTGCCTTCTTCACATGATTCAGGGCGGTGGGACCATGTTCGGGCAGGTCCCGGCAGAAAACGGTGTCCCCGTCGAAGATTGTGTCGTCCGGTTCGCGGAAGAGGTGAATGTGCCGGCTGTTGAAACCGGTATTTTGGAATCGGTTGTCGCGAAATTGAACCAGACGATTGCCGCAGGCGATTTGTTGGCACAGCAGAAATCGGATCAAGTGGATCTGCAGTTGAGGATCGCGACGCTGCAGAAAAAGGCGGCTGAAGAAAGACTGTCCGATGACCTGGAACTGCAGTACGCGCGAACCGCTCAAGCGGAGGCAGAGGCGGAACTGGCATCGCATCGGGCGATCTACGAAGAAACCGCTGGGGCCGTAAGCCGGAACTCCATTCGTAAATTGGAACTTGCTGTCAAACGTACCGAGCTGCAGGTGCAGCAAGAACAGAAACGTCGGCGATTGGCTCAGGTTGAATTGGACCTTCGGCAAGCGGATATCCAGAAACTGGAACTCAATGCGGAACGCTTAAAGGTACACAGTCCGCTTCCGGGCGTCGTCTCGGAGGTCTTTCGGAGATCGGGCGAATGGGCTACCGCGGGCGATCCAATCGTCCGAATCGCCAGGCTCGATCGCCTGCACGCTCATTGCCTGCTAACGGTCGATAAACTGTCACCGCGTCGATGTTATGGCCAGCCGGTGACGGTTCGCTGGCAAGATCCCGAAGGAGAGCGTGAACTGCGCGGACGGGTGATTTCCGTGGATCCCGAACTTCTGACGTTGGGACGCTATCGTTTGCACGTCGAAATTGAAAACGTCCGCGACGGACAGCATTGGCGATTGCTGCCCGGTACCGAGGTCCAGATGACGGTGCATCCCAGTGCGGCGGTTGCCAACCCAATGATCGGTGGCGGAAACCTGCAAGGATTACGTTTTCAGGAAAGGCGGTAAAGATGTCATCGCCAGCCACACCGGTTTCGCGCCGTTCGTCAGCCCAGACGCCTGTCGTCCGCAAAGACGTTGTCCGCTTGCGAGCCCCGCAATCAAGCCAGCGACAGGTGTTGGTTTGGGATCCGCTGGCGAAAACGTTTACGCGTGTCGATCGGGAGCAGTGGGAATCTTTATCGCACGGAGGAACCGGCAACGACCCCGAGGTGATGGCAGCGCTCGATTCGGCTGGCTTGCTCCGTTCTCGGGCGAATGGGAATGCTCCGAACGGAAGCCGCAAAAAAGGAGCGGGCGGATTGGGGCAACTGTTTTCGATTCGCTTGCCCGGTCTTGAATCGGCTGGATTGGCAGGCTGGTTGGCGGACCGGAGCGGTTGGCTGTTTTCTCCGCTGGCGATTCTGCTGTGGATGATGTGGATCGCTGCGGTCGCTTTGGCGGTGCCGATCTACTGGGGACGGTTCCAAGCCAATCTGCCCGGTTTGCAAGAGTTCTTTTCAAGCGGAAACGCCCTGTTGTTAATGGGGACGATGGTTGTCACCAAGGCGATTCACGAACTTGCCCATGCAACGGCTTGCTCCCGGTTGGGGGCCCGTCCCGGCCAGATTGGAATCTTGCTGTTGTGCGGGGCACCCTGTCCCTACTGTGATGTAACCGATAGCTGGCGTTTGCCCTCCATGGTTCATCGAGCCGCAATCATGCTGGCCGGAGTCTATGTCGAATGGATCATCGCTTCCTTGGCGATGGTCGTCTGGTGGTGGAGTGACGCTGGCCTGCTGCATTTTGCGGCGTTGAATGTTGTGGTTGTCTGTGGGGTTAGTAGCCTGCTGTTTAATCTGAATCCATTGATGCGATACGATGGCTATTACGTGCTTTCCGATCTATGTGACAGTTCCAATCTTCGTGTGGAAGCATCGGAAGCTTTTTCAAGAGTGGTGATGCGACGCTTGGCCGGTCCCGGTTACCGCGCCGCTGTCGAAAACGGGATCCGCGAATGGTGGTTGTCGGCATACCATTTAGGTGCGGTCGTTTACCGGACCATGATTGTGCTGGTGATCGCCTACTGGTTGGTTGGGATTGCCGATGCGATTTCGCTGCGGCCCCTTGGCGTTTCGTTGGCCAGCGTGATGTTGTTGGCAATTCCCCTGAATGCCGGTAAGCGGATGTGGGGCACGGTGCGCGGAGCGGGTAAGTGGAGAAACGTCGCTAACGGGCGACGGTTAGCATTGGTTGCGGTTGCCTTGGGATTGGGGATCGCGCTGCTTGCCTGGCCCTTGCCCGACTCCTTCACCGCAAAAGGGACCGTCGACGTTACGGAAGCGGTTCCGGTTTTCCTTCCCGATCGTGGGCAGATCGCCGAAGTCGGATTTGATTACGGCGATCGTGTTTCCAAGGGAGAAACGCTGGTTCGATTGAACAATCCGCAATTGAACCTGCAAGCCCGCCAAGTGACCGGACAGTGGCAAACCATGCAGATTCAAACGGTTCAGTTGCGACGACGAGCGATTGAGCAAACCGAATTGTTGACGCAGTGGGACCAGCAGCAAGCGGCCCTGAAAAGTCTCGACGAACGAAATCAAGCGATGGCAAAAAGGATCGATGCCCTGCAGGTGGTTGCACCGTGCGACGGGGTGTTGTTGCCCGTCTTGGAAACCGATCAAGCCGCCCTGCCGGGATTGTGGGCGGACGAGATTACCCAAAAGCGGGCCGAAAGGTCTTTGCACTGGAGTAAAGGGGCCTGGGCGATGGACGCCGGGTATTGGTGCCGAATCGGTGATCCGAACGCTAGAGAAGTGGTGCTGGAAATCGACGCCGATCAGCGGTCTCGTGTGCGGATTGGCGATCGGTTAATGGTTCGGTGTGATCAATCGCCTGAGCAAATTCTTCGCTTGCAGGTCGATTCCATTTCGACACAGAACCGATCCTCTCATTCGGCGACCGGAACTCAGACGCAGTTTCAGGTATCCTGTCGACTACCCAATGATCGGGATATTCGTTGGCAAATGGGGGCGGGAGTGACCGCAAAGCTGCAAACCCCACCTCGTTCTATCTTTAATCGACTGCAAAAACATCTGAGTACCTTTCTGTATGGTGAACGATACGAAACCTGATTGGCTGCAGACCGTTTCCGCTCCCCACCCAAGTCGTCAGCCTCTGGATCGTTTCGAAAGAGATTGCCAGTTAACCATGACGCGTCGTAGCGGTCCTGGTGGGCAGCATCGAAACAAGACGTCAACGGCTATCGTGCTGGTGCATCAACCCACCCAGGTATCCGGAGAAGCCTCCGAGAGCCGCAGTCAAGCAAAGAACCGGAGCGTCGCAGTCCAGCGGTTGCGATTGAATCTGGCGGTGGTTATCCGCTGTCTGGAAAGTGACGAAGAGGCGGACATCGAACTGCGAAAAAAACACGCAGGAAGAAGCGTCTGGGTTGCCGAGCAGAATCCGCAGCGACCCGCGGTCATTTCATTGGTGCTGGATGATATGGTTCGGTATCAAGGCGATCTGCAGCAGGTTGCGAAGGAGTGGAGGACAACCGCCAGCCAGCTATTAAAACTGCTGCGAAGCGAAACGCCGGCGATCGATTACATGAATCGCCTGCGAGCCTTTTACGAATTGCGCCCGCTGCGGTAGGTGTCGGGCGAAAAGGGGATGTGGTCAATCAAATGCGATTTCATCGTTTCCCATGCATTGCCAGCCGGTTCGGTGCAATGGCACGTAGTCGAGTCTCTCCGAGACTCGTGCTTGTTAAGCTCTCCGCCTCGGAGAGGCGGAGCTACGAGGGTCGTGCTTTGTAAGCTCTCCGCCTCGGAGAGGCGGAGCTACGAGGGTCGTGCTTTGTAAGCTCTCCGCCTCGGAGAGGCGGAGCTACGAGGGTCGTGCGATTTACAAATGAAGAAAGTCTGGCTCCCCTCGCCCTCAAAACAAGCTCGCCTAAAACAGGTTTGATACTGGATCAACGGTTCGCCAGCTAATTCAATTAAGAACGATTCAAAAGCTTGTTTTGGGGGAGAGGGGCTGGGGGAGAGGGGCCGACAGCGTTGGGCAAGGCGTGGCATAATCGCATGAAATCCGAGGCATTCACCGCGTCTTCGCTGCAAAATCGCCGCCTGGAAATCTCCCCCTCTCCCCCAGCCCCTCTCCCCCAAGCAAGCTCCACTAAATCAAAAAAAGAGGCAGAGATCACGCAATGAGCTAGCAGAGATTTCTTCCGCCCCAAAGAGCTCGCTTGGGGGCGAGGGGAGCCAGACTTTCTTCATTTGTAAATCGCACGTCCCGAGAGGCGGAGCTACGAGTGTCGAGCTACGAGGGGCGAGCGTGTGCGCGCCTGGTCCGCTGAAGCTGTGAATCCTTTTGCGTCGCCCGTCGCTCCA comes from the Roseimaritima multifibrata genome and includes:
- a CDS encoding efflux RND transporter periplasmic adaptor subunit gives rise to the protein MDATSTTEPFPFQSPVNPTDGEGSMVRETRREIATIVRETAQLARQEIAAESFFRTLCERVGRAMAAEGVVVWRRHEATFQVVARIGKITDQSIDCSQEACHQKMLEEVVQGDQPVVVPSSPEATDPSFPSNPTLVPVAVVPIIESDTRSPEYVLEVFLEGDGGPASQRGYLRFAAQMADLAGDYLRLDRIRKSEQQAIRWQAISAALPELHRSLDPDLTAARVVDAASELFGIDRVSLCQVSGNRADLIAVSHLDDFDSRTPEAAEICRLAILGNDARDRFGKESAPTETAEASEAGAESPLKCEEVIVVGTTERYRLVFQNRILRDSDSSRSQDVAHFAEHAATALENAETFCRVPWARTVASLLPARGGRGRSRRGMFALIVLACLVAVIACMPVPMKVTGRAELSAVGTQFLYAPAAGTISEVFVQHGQAVHVGDPLMQMVDRTLDEQAEVLLGQQAVLIERTAELSGQLMNGTSRRREDQTRSQSEQKVIAQQLDSLDRQLAMLAAQRERLTIRSDREGIVDGWRLKRNMEGRPVKAGEPLLAVIQPEQGWLVEAFIPQSRLDHFLTQVDSVSVVPSQDPEVAIATTDDELNDLFSGVSERPMLKAQVVLQSHPQLAFTAQLVDVGPAIVQQADTGPVSRALFELSSEGLPAIQTGSPATVSIDCGRRPLAYVAFQDFIRTFRGAVGLYL
- the cbiE gene encoding precorrin-6y C5,15-methyltransferase (decarboxylating) subunit CbiE, which translates into the protein MESAPRIQIIGIGDDGQNGLTQHACHQIEQAELLLGNASLLKRFEIGPSERIEIGSDLDELCAAVEKVGNRRAVLLASGDPLFYGIANFLCEKLGKDRFEVLPHVSTMQLAFARVMESWDDAYLSNLATQPLDRVVDTIRTSERAGLFTTDEITPAVVAEALLDRRINYFTAYVCENLGTPAETVTQAELGDLKGQTFAPLNVMVLVRKRGAADRPSGSERRRRFGNPDDMFLQSRPKRGLITPAEVRCIALAELDLMPESTLWDVGAGSGALAIEAAGLAHLGKVYAIEMDAEDYGLMVENAARFECPNLVPIHGQAPEAWADLPIPDAIFVGGSGRMVPDLVRDAIQHLGEQGRIVINVSSPDNLLAVQQQISAAGLKPEVRMINIARGHDQLDRTRFEALNPTFLITGTSE
- a CDS encoding efflux RND transporter periplasmic adaptor subunit is translated as MSSPATPVSRRSSAQTPVVRKDVVRLRAPQSSQRQVLVWDPLAKTFTRVDREQWESLSHGGTGNDPEVMAALDSAGLLRSRANGNAPNGSRKKGAGGLGQLFSIRLPGLESAGLAGWLADRSGWLFSPLAILLWMMWIAAVALAVPIYWGRFQANLPGLQEFFSSGNALLLMGTMVVTKAIHELAHATACSRLGARPGQIGILLLCGAPCPYCDVTDSWRLPSMVHRAAIMLAGVYVEWIIASLAMVVWWWSDAGLLHFAALNVVVVCGVSSLLFNLNPLMRYDGYYVLSDLCDSSNLRVEASEAFSRVVMRRLAGPGYRAAVENGIREWWLSAYHLGAVVYRTMIVLVIAYWLVGIADAISLRPLGVSLASVMLLAIPLNAGKRMWGTVRGAGKWRNVANGRRLALVAVALGLGIALLAWPLPDSFTAKGTVDVTEAVPVFLPDRGQIAEVGFDYGDRVSKGETLVRLNNPQLNLQARQVTGQWQTMQIQTVQLRRRAIEQTELLTQWDQQQAALKSLDERNQAMAKRIDALQVVAPCDGVLLPVLETDQAALPGLWADEITQKRAERSLHWSKGAWAMDAGYWCRIGDPNAREVVLEIDADQRSRVRIGDRLMVRCDQSPEQILRLQVDSISTQNRSSHSATGTQTQFQVSCRLPNDRDIRWQMGAGVTAKLQTPPRSIFNRLQKHLSTFLYGERYET
- a CDS encoding HlyD family secretion protein — its product is MSKPLILRSSLFVLLCLLHMIQGGGTMFGQVPAENGVPVEDCVVRFAEEVNVPAVETGILESVVAKLNQTIAAGDLLAQQKSDQVDLQLRIATLQKKAAEERLSDDLELQYARTAQAEAEAELASHRAIYEETAGAVSRNSIRKLELAVKRTELQVQQEQKRRRLAQVELDLRQADIQKLELNAERLKVHSPLPGVVSEVFRRSGEWATAGDPIVRIARLDRLHAHCLLTVDKLSPRRCYGQPVTVRWQDPEGERELRGRVISVDPELLTLGRYRLHVEIENVRDGQHWRLLPGTEVQMTVHPSAAVANPMIGGGNLQGLRFQERR
- a CDS encoding ABC transporter ATP-binding protein, with product MSNSTLLLELDQVTVNRGEVRILDSVSAQIPLGRHTAILGPNGSGKTSLLKLLMRQFYPSITDSHAGQVRILGRSDWHIDDLRKQLGIVSNELDHTFASGRSGRMTALEATLSGFSGVQLKRHLKYDGESAVDLAHEALRQVGAQRLTERTLETMSTGERRRVLIARALVHSPKALILDEPTTGLDIAARTALLEQLEKLAEGGTTLLLVTHHLEEIIPAIEHVMLLGNGRVEMEGQRGEVLTDEPLSKLFGLPLHVVREGEYLFARPGDQERRV
- a CDS encoding peptide chain release factor family protein: MVNDTKPDWLQTVSAPHPSRQPLDRFERDCQLTMTRRSGPGGQHRNKTSTAIVLVHQPTQVSGEASESRSQAKNRSVAVQRLRLNLAVVIRCLESDEEADIELRKKHAGRSVWVAEQNPQRPAVISLVLDDMVRYQGDLQQVAKEWRTTASQLLKLLRSETPAIDYMNRLRAFYELRPLR
- a CDS encoding FtsX-like permease family protein, with the protein product MNKPAVTPNQIAFRSLLFHWRISFAIAMGVAVATAVITGALLVGDSMRGSLRGLTEQRLGHVAYTLFPGGFFSPADWLAEETDVTPVGIVYFPRGVVEFSPDQDATGSVRRAGGVQVIATDADFWDLDTSGVRPKQMPDEQSVVLNQAAAIELGVQIGDEVTVRLPKEQAVPADSPLGNNAAESEGLPRMKVVDIVPTVGLGRFSLTASQVEPQNVYLSRELVADVLAREGQVNGLLIGATNSPRDLAAATDVAKRLQEDLHPTLADFGLQLEQVQQEFDGEPVIDYFSLSSDRLLISDSIRAIVSDHLGAENVHPVMTYLANRIEKIEPDGQLTGLVPYSTLTGIDSLPDLPLDFNIPDSAAAVPPAVESASGTPAAWTVEGLNLDSPAVPIVLNDWAADRLKAKPGDSVLVSYFEPETQQSREVKRQFRGIVASIVPIATPAKPFRRKRPAIYDVRPTVYNDPLLTPTVPGVTDQESISAWNVPFELEDTVEKEDDEYWNNYRLTPKAFLPLSDAERLFGSRFGQTTSLRIDRSVAVDREALVASLDSALRTHQADLGFVVQPIRATQLIASKGTTPFDVLFLSLSMFVIFAALLLIALLVRLGLLGRAKEYGTLLAGGWTSKSAAGLVTREGLLAAVPGAICGVVLGGAYAWGVLWALRTLWVGAVTVPFLQFHWSWLSLLGGMLAGIVMAGVTIRWTARQLGKTPPRILLAGQFGESTQPGIGGASSWLKPLAGGLVLVSLVLGGVASQLSGQGQAGAFVAAGMLLLIGLLMWIHAWLQIPAAARRSRLGATDSLWKLAVGNARRNPLRSTLTIGLMASACFLILSMSAFQLAPTDRGVGGFDLIGQTAQPFYRDLNATEVRAEMFGDRSSLLDDSVLVAARMRLGQDASCNNLYQAAQPTVLGFPDRLAALYEKNELTPFAWGATAPVDGTKSPWRNLAQAATGTADDPVPMVLDQNTAMWALQMYGGVGGERGFVFDDGKERYFKVVGLLTNSMLQGVVIIGEGNFKTLFPEISGNQYFLVQTPAEKREAVAELLEDRLGDVGMDVTDTRVRLSQLLAVQNTYLRTFQSLGALGLLLGSIGLAIAQLRSVLERRGELAVMRALGFTRQRISRCVLLEHAALLIAGIGCGSVAALLAVIPYALIGRAQVPIVEPLLWIASVMIVGMLAGVFVLSRVSRMPLVAALRSQ